The following proteins are encoded in a genomic region of Haloarcula marina:
- a CDS encoding biotin--[acetyl-CoA-carboxylase] ligase, producing the protein MNETRHRVLDALADGPVSGPTLADELGISRSAVWKHVEALRDAGFEVTSGDDGYTLSAVPEFGGPAVEYGLDAPYTVEYHDSIPSTNARARELAAEGAENVVVLADEQTGGRGRLDREWASPSGGIWLSLLFRPDVPMAHAPVFTLAAAVAVARAAREAGVEATIKWPNDVLVSVASEGTSSGEDDDVVVTAGDEGEERKLVGILTEMEGEADRVSWVVVGIGVNANVDLASLPSAANPTSLEAVRGAPVDRRVFVQRLVETFDELSQDVDSVLDAWREYATTLGKEVRVETPGGVVEGTAVDVQFPGSLVVDTGDGQVTVSAGDCEHLRPVADD; encoded by the coding sequence ATGAACGAGACACGCCATCGAGTCCTGGATGCGCTCGCCGACGGCCCCGTCTCGGGGCCGACGCTGGCCGACGAGTTGGGCATCTCCCGGTCGGCGGTCTGGAAGCACGTCGAGGCCCTGCGCGACGCGGGGTTCGAAGTCACCAGCGGCGACGACGGCTATACGCTTTCGGCCGTCCCCGAGTTCGGCGGCCCGGCCGTCGAGTACGGCCTCGACGCGCCCTACACCGTGGAGTACCACGACAGCATCCCGAGCACGAACGCTCGCGCCCGGGAACTCGCGGCCGAAGGGGCAGAGAACGTGGTCGTCCTCGCCGACGAGCAGACCGGCGGGCGCGGCCGACTGGACCGCGAGTGGGCCTCGCCCAGCGGCGGTATCTGGCTCTCGCTGCTGTTCCGCCCCGACGTGCCGATGGCCCACGCGCCGGTGTTCACGCTGGCGGCCGCCGTCGCCGTGGCGCGGGCCGCCCGCGAGGCGGGGGTCGAAGCGACCATCAAGTGGCCCAACGACGTCCTCGTGAGCGTTGCGAGCGAGGGCACGTCGTCCGGGGAAGATGACGACGTGGTGGTGACCGCCGGGGACGAGGGCGAGGAGCGGAAACTCGTCGGCATCTTGACCGAGATGGAGGGCGAGGCGGACCGCGTCTCGTGGGTCGTCGTGGGCATCGGCGTCAACGCGAACGTCGACCTCGCCTCGCTGCCGTCGGCGGCAAATCCGACGAGTCTGGAGGCCGTGCGGGGGGCCCCTGTCGACCGGCGAGTGTTCGTACAGCGTCTCGTCGAGACGTTCGATGAGTTATCCCAGGACGTCGACTCGGTGCTCGACGCGTGGCGCGAGTACGCGACGACGCTCGGCAAAGAGGTGCGAGTCGAGACGCCCGGCGGCGTCGTGGAGGGAACGGCCGTCGACGTCCAGTTCCCGGGGAGTCTCGTCGTGGATACCGGCGACGGACAGGTGACCGTCTCGGCGGGGGACTGCGAACACCTCCGCCCGGTCGCTGACGACTAG
- a CDS encoding acetyl-CoA carboxylase biotin carboxylase subunit, with product MFDKVLVANRGEIAVRVMRACEELGIDTVAVYSEADKHGGHVRYADEAYNVGPARAADSYLDQDAIVDAAKQADADAIHPGYGFLAENADFARKVENTEGVTWVGPEGDAMEKLGEKTKARKIMQSADVPIVPGTTDPVEDPQEVIDFGDENGFPVAIKAEGGGGGRGMKIVHGPDEAEEQLESAKREGEAYFSNDSVYLERYLENPRHIEIQIIADHQGNVRHLGERDCSLQRRHQKVIEEGPSAALSDELREKIGEAARRGVREADYYNAGTVEFLVEEDPDREAGEVLGPDANFYFLEVNTRIQVEHCVTEEITGIDIVKWQLRVAQDEELTFEQDDVEIDGHAMEFRINAENAAKDFAPANSGSLETYDPPGGIGVRMDDALRQGDDLVTDYDSMIAKLIVHGSDRDEVIKRGQRALAEFEVEGFPTVIPFHRLMLTDEEFVASTHTTKYLDETLEKSRIEEAQEKWGSVTESDEADDEEVTEREFTVEVNGKRFDVELEERGAPPINVGDVDASGGGDRPQRPTSGDSGGGGGGSSAEGQEVTAEMQGTILEVNVDEGDEIESGDVLCVLEAMKMENDIVAERGGVINEIAIGEGDSVDMGDLLFVIGSA from the coding sequence ATGTTCGATAAGGTGCTCGTCGCCAACCGTGGAGAAATCGCGGTGCGCGTCATGCGCGCGTGCGAGGAGTTGGGAATCGACACGGTGGCAGTCTATTCTGAGGCCGACAAACACGGGGGGCACGTTCGCTACGCCGACGAGGCGTACAACGTGGGACCGGCGAGAGCGGCGGACTCCTATCTGGACCAGGACGCGATTGTCGACGCCGCCAAGCAGGCCGACGCCGACGCTATCCACCCCGGCTACGGGTTCCTCGCTGAGAACGCGGATTTCGCCCGGAAAGTCGAGAATACGGAGGGCGTGACGTGGGTCGGCCCGGAGGGCGACGCCATGGAGAAACTCGGCGAGAAGACGAAGGCCCGCAAAATCATGCAGTCGGCCGACGTGCCCATCGTCCCCGGGACGACGGACCCCGTCGAGGACCCACAAGAGGTCATCGACTTCGGCGACGAGAACGGCTTCCCGGTCGCTATCAAGGCCGAGGGTGGCGGCGGCGGCCGCGGGATGAAAATCGTCCACGGCCCCGACGAGGCCGAGGAGCAACTCGAATCCGCCAAACGAGAGGGCGAGGCGTACTTCTCCAACGACTCGGTCTACCTCGAACGCTATCTCGAGAACCCGCGCCACATCGAAATCCAGATTATCGCCGACCATCAGGGGAACGTCCGCCACCTCGGCGAACGCGACTGTTCGCTCCAGCGCCGCCACCAGAAGGTCATCGAGGAGGGGCCATCGGCGGCGCTTTCGGACGAACTTCGCGAGAAAATCGGCGAAGCCGCGCGCCGCGGTGTGCGAGAGGCCGACTACTACAACGCCGGGACCGTCGAGTTCCTCGTCGAGGAGGACCCGGACCGCGAGGCCGGTGAGGTGCTGGGGCCGGACGCGAACTTCTACTTCCTCGAAGTGAACACCCGGATTCAGGTCGAACACTGCGTCACGGAGGAGATTACGGGCATCGACATCGTGAAGTGGCAACTGCGGGTCGCACAGGACGAGGAACTCACCTTCGAACAGGACGACGTGGAAATCGACGGCCACGCGATGGAGTTCCGCATCAACGCCGAGAACGCGGCCAAGGACTTCGCCCCGGCCAACAGCGGGTCCTTGGAGACGTACGACCCGCCGGGCGGTATCGGCGTCCGGATGGACGACGCCCTGCGGCAGGGCGACGACCTGGTGACCGACTACGACTCCATGATAGCGAAACTCATCGTTCACGGGTCGGACCGCGACGAGGTCATCAAGCGCGGTCAGCGCGCCCTCGCGGAGTTCGAAGTCGAGGGCTTCCCGACGGTCATCCCGTTCCACAGGCTGATGCTCACCGACGAGGAGTTCGTCGCCTCGACACACACCACGAAGTACCTCGACGAGACGCTGGAGAAGTCCCGTATCGAGGAGGCCCAAGAGAAGTGGGGGAGCGTCACCGAGAGCGACGAGGCGGACGACGAGGAAGTCACCGAACGCGAGTTCACCGTCGAGGTCAACGGCAAGCGCTTCGACGTGGAACTCGAAGAGCGCGGCGCACCGCCCATCAACGTCGGCGACGTGGACGCCAGCGGCGGGGGTGACCGTCCCCAGCGACCCACGAGCGGCGACTCCGGCGGCGGTGGTGGCGGGTCCAGCGCCGAAGGGCAGGAGGTCACCGCCGAGATGCAGGGAACCATCCTCGAAGTGAACGTCGACGAAGGCGACGAAATCGAGTCCGGCGACGTGCTCTGCGTGCTGGAAGCGATGAAGATGGAGAACGACATCGTCGCCGAACGCGGCGGCGTCATCAACGAGATAGCCATCGGCGAGGGCGACTCCGTGGACATGGGCGACTTGCTGTTCGTCATCGGCTCTGCCTGA
- a CDS encoding acc operon protein, translating to MAADTAATVDDALLAEVLDQLPNASASEAAAIAVAIGAHLTDRERAAAAAAVAAAADEATWDGKEWSFSGRVDETQKRHVRVHKDAPTDPWSAAGRTDWM from the coding sequence ATGGCCGCAGACACCGCAGCGACAGTCGACGACGCGTTGCTCGCCGAGGTACTCGACCAACTCCCCAACGCCTCCGCGTCGGAGGCGGCGGCCATCGCCGTCGCCATCGGCGCACACCTCACGGACCGAGAGCGCGCGGCGGCAGCGGCCGCCGTTGCCGCGGCCGCCGATGAGGCGACGTGGGACGGCAAAGAGTGGTCCTTCTCGGGCCGGGTCGACGAGACGCAGAAACGCCACGTCCGCGTCCACAAAGACGCGCCGACGGACCCGTGGAGCGCGGCCGGACGAACCGACTGGATGTGA
- a CDS encoding acyl-CoA carboxylase subunit beta, which translates to MNHEDRVDDLRERKAEAERGGGEDRIESQHEKGKLTARERIDYFLDDDTFVEIDALREHRSTNFDMDEKHVPGDGVVVGYGEVNGERVYVFAHDFTVFGGSLGEAFAQKVCKVMDKAIENGAPIIGLNDSAGARIQEGIDSLAGYADIFHRNQQASGVVPQISAIMGPCAGGAVYSPAITDFVYMVEETSHMFITGPDVIETVTGEEVGFDELGGAQTHATESGVAHFTAADEKDAMDDIRYLLSFLPQNNVQDPPSVDSWDDPDRRDEGLIETVPDQPQKPYDMLDVIDGVLDRDSFFEVAEGFARNIVTGFARLDGHSVGVVGNQPRVNAGTLDIDASRKGARFVRFCDAFNIPIVTFVDVPGFMPGKDQERNAIINHGAKLLYAYSEATVPLLTVITRKAYGGAYDVMASKHIGADVNYAWPTAEIAVMGPQGAVNVLYDDELTTAEDVEARRQQLIDEYRDAFANPYTAAERGFVDDVIEPQDTRPRLIEDLDLLRGKRKDQPDRKHGNIPL; encoded by the coding sequence GTGAACCACGAGGACCGCGTCGACGACCTCCGTGAGCGGAAGGCGGAAGCCGAACGCGGCGGGGGCGAAGACCGCATCGAGTCCCAACACGAGAAGGGAAAACTCACCGCCCGCGAGCGAATCGATTACTTCCTCGACGACGACACGTTCGTCGAAATCGACGCCCTGCGGGAACACCGCTCGACCAACTTCGACATGGACGAGAAGCACGTCCCCGGGGACGGCGTCGTCGTCGGCTACGGGGAGGTCAACGGCGAACGCGTCTACGTCTTCGCCCACGACTTCACCGTCTTCGGCGGGTCGCTCGGCGAGGCGTTCGCCCAGAAGGTGTGTAAGGTGATGGACAAGGCCATCGAGAACGGCGCGCCCATCATCGGCCTGAACGACTCGGCGGGCGCGCGTATCCAGGAGGGCATCGACTCGCTCGCCGGATACGCGGACATCTTCCACCGCAACCAACAGGCCAGCGGCGTCGTCCCGCAGATTTCGGCCATCATGGGGCCGTGTGCTGGCGGCGCGGTGTACTCGCCCGCCATCACGGACTTCGTCTACATGGTCGAGGAGACGAGCCACATGTTCATCACCGGCCCGGACGTCATCGAGACGGTCACGGGCGAGGAAGTCGGGTTCGACGAGTTGGGCGGGGCACAGACCCACGCCACCGAATCCGGCGTCGCGCACTTCACCGCCGCCGACGAGAAGGACGCGATGGACGACATCCGCTATCTCCTCTCGTTCCTGCCGCAGAACAACGTCCAAGACCCACCGAGCGTCGACTCGTGGGACGACCCCGACCGGCGCGACGAGGGCCTCATCGAGACGGTGCCCGACCAGCCACAGAAACCGTACGACATGCTGGACGTCATCGACGGCGTCCTCGACAGGGACTCCTTCTTCGAGGTGGCCGAGGGGTTCGCCCGCAACATCGTCACCGGGTTCGCCCGACTCGACGGGCACTCGGTGGGCGTCGTCGGCAATCAACCGCGAGTGAACGCCGGGACGCTGGACATCGACGCCTCGCGGAAGGGCGCGCGCTTCGTCCGCTTCTGTGACGCGTTCAACATCCCCATCGTCACGTTCGTCGACGTGCCCGGGTTCATGCCCGGGAAAGACCAGGAGCGCAACGCCATCATCAACCACGGCGCGAAACTCCTCTATGCCTACTCCGAAGCCACGGTTCCGCTCCTGACCGTCATCACGCGTAAGGCCTACGGCGGGGCCTACGACGTGATGGCGTCGAAGCACATCGGCGCGGACGTGAACTACGCGTGGCCCACCGCCGAAATCGCCGTGATGGGACCACAGGGCGCGGTGAACGTCCTCTACGACGACGAACTGACGACGGCCGAGGACGTGGAAGCGCGCCGCCAGCAACTCATCGACGAGTACCGCGACGCCTTCGCCAACCCCTATACGGCGGCCGAACGCGGCTTCGTCGACGACGTGATCGAACCGCAGGACACGCGCCCCCGTCTCATCGAGGACTTGGACCTCCTGCGCGGGAAGCGAAAAGACCAACCCGACCGCAAACACGGAAACATCCCACTGTAA
- a CDS encoding uracil-DNA glycosylase family protein, translated as MKNITATQHNPFGFDPPCEPFVPGYGDANADFHVIGDNPTVHGGSESGIPFTGTPAAERLQRALVAGGLLEEAGTPPTVDKTYLSYLFMCGGQTPTEDDYRDHEPMFDTEVRAITSHVLFPVGERATKHVFANMTPEHPDTVDMAALHATEVRGSGWLVYPVKDPAEWTDDDEDTLVAALTALLQTDYRQEAELGRFLPGDALWRVR; from the coding sequence GTGAAAAACATCACGGCTACGCAGCACAACCCGTTTGGCTTCGACCCGCCGTGTGAGCCGTTCGTTCCGGGGTACGGTGACGCCAACGCAGACTTCCACGTCATCGGCGACAACCCCACCGTCCACGGAGGCAGCGAGTCGGGCATCCCCTTCACGGGGACCCCTGCCGCCGAACGACTCCAGCGAGCGCTCGTCGCGGGCGGCCTCCTCGAAGAGGCGGGGACGCCACCGACCGTCGACAAGACGTACCTCTCGTACCTGTTCATGTGCGGCGGCCAGACACCGACCGAGGATGACTACCGGGACCACGAACCCATGTTCGACACCGAGGTTCGGGCCATCACGTCTCACGTCCTGTTCCCCGTCGGCGAGCGAGCGACGAAGCACGTCTTCGCCAACATGACGCCCGAACACCCCGACACGGTCGACATGGCGGCACTCCACGCGACAGAGGTCCGGGGGAGCGGGTGGCTGGTCTACCCCGTCAAAGACCCCGCGGAGTGGACCGACGACGACGAGGACACACTCGTCGCGGCGCTGACGGCACTGCTCCAAACGGACTACCGACAAGAGGCGGAACTGGGGCGATTCCTGCCCGGCGACGCGCTCTGGCGGGTCCGGTAA
- a CDS encoding helix-turn-helix transcriptional regulator → MESALADIEFLALSPNRVTVLKRLAAGRHTRRELADVTGASQATLGRILSDFEDRRWVRRAEGGYVATATGELVAEGFGDLLSILETERELRDIVPFLPTEAMDFDLRHLADATITTPSQTHPNAPLQRLLALMRDADEVTAFSHAFNDQSLSVAADRTDDQRFRAVLSRTAVDALAAEAPLKNRLRSLVDAESAAIRVYDDDIPLAVTVVDDVVNLLVRDDRGVLQASVDTDSPAVRSWAMARFDAYWDASTPLDRDSLA, encoded by the coding sequence ATGGAGTCAGCACTGGCCGACATCGAGTTCCTCGCGCTCTCGCCAAACCGCGTGACGGTGCTGAAACGACTGGCGGCGGGCCGACACACGCGGCGGGAACTCGCCGACGTGACGGGGGCCTCGCAGGCCACGCTCGGACGCATCCTGAGCGACTTCGAGGACCGGCGGTGGGTCCGACGGGCCGAAGGGGGCTACGTCGCGACGGCGACGGGGGAACTCGTCGCCGAGGGGTTCGGTGACCTCCTCTCGATTCTGGAGACGGAACGCGAACTCCGCGATATCGTCCCGTTTCTGCCGACCGAGGCGATGGACTTCGACCTCCGACATCTCGCCGATGCGACCATCACGACGCCCTCCCAGACCCATCCGAACGCGCCGCTCCAGCGACTGTTGGCGCTCATGCGCGATGCGGACGAAGTGACGGCGTTCTCGCACGCGTTCAACGACCAGAGCCTCTCGGTGGCCGCCGACCGAACGGACGACCAGCGGTTCCGGGCCGTGCTGTCTCGGACCGCAGTCGACGCACTCGCCGCGGAAGCGCCGCTCAAGAATCGTCTCCGGTCGCTGGTCGACGCCGAGAGCGCGGCAATCCGGGTGTACGACGACGACATCCCGCTGGCGGTGACTGTCGTCGACGACGTGGTGAACCTCCTCGTCCGCGACGACCGCGGGGTGTTGCAGGCGTCGGTCGACACCGACAGCCCCGCGGTCAGGTCGTGGGCGATGGCGCGCTTCGACGCCTACTGGGACGCGTCGACGCCGCTGGACCGCGACTCGCTGGCCTGA
- a CDS encoding DMT family transporter has translation MVSRRELVFGVAASLLFGGTFVAAKAGLDYIPPLLFVALRFDVAAIVLFGYVVLTRSREELLPRSRGDVVGILATGLLALGLTNALLFVGQQDASSAVGAIVFSLNPVLTPVFAALLLADERLSARGATGLLVALLGVALVVDPDPSMLSAGGGKALLFAGAVTGALGSVLVRWSSGTLSSTVRTAWGLPFGAALTHALSWTAGESPAAVAWTPVALAALLYVGVFAGAIAYVAYFGLLDDVGATNANLVFYVVPVVSTVAGWALLNEAISELTVLGFLTVFVGFVILGGESLPRPDWASLPSESPSISTDRLGVGEEATGFESD, from the coding sequence ATGGTGTCACGACGAGAACTCGTGTTCGGCGTCGCCGCCAGTCTGCTGTTCGGCGGCACGTTCGTCGCGGCGAAGGCCGGACTCGACTACATCCCGCCGCTCCTGTTCGTCGCGTTGCGCTTCGACGTGGCGGCGATTGTGCTGTTCGGCTACGTGGTCCTCACCCGCTCGCGCGAGGAGTTACTCCCGCGGAGTCGCGGTGACGTGGTCGGCATCCTCGCGACCGGTCTGCTGGCGCTCGGGCTGACGAACGCGCTGTTGTTCGTCGGTCAGCAGGACGCGTCGAGCGCCGTCGGCGCTATCGTGTTCAGCCTCAACCCCGTGCTGACCCCCGTCTTCGCGGCGCTCCTCCTGGCCGACGAGCGCCTGTCCGCTCGCGGAGCGACGGGCCTGCTCGTCGCCCTCCTCGGCGTCGCACTGGTGGTCGACCCCGACCCGTCTATGCTGTCGGCTGGCGGCGGGAAGGCGCTCCTCTTCGCCGGTGCCGTCACCGGTGCCCTCGGAAGCGTGCTCGTCCGCTGGAGTTCGGGGACGCTGTCGAGTACCGTCCGGACCGCGTGGGGACTTCCGTTCGGCGCGGCGCTGACCCACGCGCTCAGTTGGACCGCCGGGGAATCGCCCGCCGCTGTGGCGTGGACCCCCGTTGCGCTCGCGGCGCTCCTCTACGTCGGCGTCTTCGCCGGGGCAATCGCCTACGTGGCGTACTTCGGCCTCCTGGACGACGTGGGCGCGACCAACGCGAACCTCGTGTTCTACGTCGTCCCCGTCGTCTCGACGGTGGCCGGGTGGGCACTGCTGAACGAAGCCATCTCGGAGCTGACCGTCCTCGGCTTCCTGACCGTATTCGTCGGTTTCGTGATACTGGGCGGCGAGTCCCTCCCGCGCCCGGACTGGGCGTCTCTACCCAGCGAATCGCCGTCGATTTCGACGGACAGGCTCGGCGTCGGCGAGGAAGCGACCGGCTTTGAGTCTGATTGA
- a CDS encoding DUF555 domain-containing protein: MDCRVVVEAAVPVYDVGTADEAVRIAISKTGEMLNPDLNYVEINMGERSCPHCGEELEPAFIAADESLVALELEMTVFNVERNEHAARIARKEIGQRLTNIPLEVLEIERLEDEDEDEDDEAETTAADADSEESDDDILPEFEELIDE, from the coding sequence ATGGACTGCAGAGTTGTCGTCGAGGCAGCCGTCCCCGTCTACGACGTGGGCACGGCGGACGAGGCCGTACGGATTGCCATCTCGAAGACGGGCGAGATGCTCAATCCCGACCTCAACTACGTCGAGATAAACATGGGCGAGCGGAGTTGCCCTCACTGCGGCGAAGAACTCGAACCGGCGTTCATCGCCGCCGACGAGAGCCTCGTGGCACTCGAACTCGAAATGACGGTGTTCAACGTCGAGCGAAACGAGCACGCGGCCCGCATCGCCCGCAAGGAAATCGGTCAGCGACTGACGAACATCCCGCTCGAAGTGCTCGAAATCGAACGCCTCGAAGACGAAGACGAGGACGAGGACGACGAGGCAGAGACGACGGCGGCCGACGCGGATAGCGAGGAATCGGACGACGACATCTTACCGGAGTTCGAGGAGCTCATCGACGAGTAG
- a CDS encoding UPF0058 family protein yields the protein MKKQELIHLHGLLAQVQDHYEQESGSTVEHDEYAELGVKPTSIHKSKTDHKAAVFAIADGITSEMTADEKEPVSAAAD from the coding sequence ATGAAGAAGCAGGAGCTCATCCATCTTCACGGCCTGCTTGCACAGGTACAGGATCACTACGAACAAGAATCCGGCTCCACCGTCGAACACGACGAGTACGCCGAACTCGGTGTCAAGCCGACATCCATCCACAAGTCGAAGACGGACCACAAGGCCGCTGTCTTCGCCATCGCCGACGGAATCACCTCGGAGATGACTGCTGACGAGAAAGAACCTGTTTCTGCCGCCGCGGACTGA
- a CDS encoding translation initiation factor IF-2 subunit beta: MDYDDMLDRADEQTPEISGTSERFEVPDPETRTEGNATVVENFQAICDRLNRDPDHVLQFIQTEVGTSAHIDERGRARLKGSFGADRLADVLDAYLDEFVLCPECGLPDTRLEREGDAVLLRCEACGARSPTGE; this comes from the coding sequence ATGGACTACGACGATATGCTCGATCGGGCCGACGAGCAGACCCCGGAGATTTCGGGAACCTCCGAGCGGTTCGAGGTCCCGGACCCGGAGACGCGGACGGAGGGGAACGCGACGGTCGTCGAGAACTTTCAGGCGATCTGCGACCGGCTCAACCGCGACCCCGACCACGTCCTCCAGTTCATCCAGACGGAAGTCGGGACGAGCGCCCACATCGACGAGCGCGGCCGCGCCCGCCTCAAGGGGTCGTTCGGCGCGGACCGACTCGCCGACGTGCTGGACGCGTATCTCGACGAGTTCGTGCTGTGTCCGGAGTGTGGCCTCCCCGACACCCGTCTCGAACGCGAGGGAGACGCCGTGCTCCTCCGCTGTGAGGCCTGTGGTGCCCGGTCGCCGACCGGGGAGTAG
- a CDS encoding transcription initiation factor IIB yields MSESPVHESTRERTQESEIEEQTTEREDVCPECGGDVTTDTEHGETVCRDCGLVIEEDSIDRGPEWRAFDSSERDQKSRVGAPTTNMMHDRGLSTNIGWQNKDAYGRSLSSRQRQKMQRLRTWNERFRTRDSKERNLKQALGEIDRMASALGLPQNVRETASVIYRRALDEDLLPGRSIEGVATSALYASARMAGSPRSLDEMAVVSRVDKMELTRTYRYIVRELNLEVQPADPEQYVPRFVSDLELSDETERQARELIDKARRAGLLSGKSPVGLAAAAVYAAALLTNEKVTQSEVGEVANISEVTIRNRYKELLEAEDVPA; encoded by the coding sequence ATGAGTGAATCACCAGTCCACGAAAGTACCAGAGAACGAACGCAGGAGAGCGAAATCGAAGAGCAGACGACGGAACGAGAAGACGTCTGTCCGGAGTGTGGCGGCGACGTCACCACAGACACGGAGCACGGCGAGACGGTCTGTCGAGACTGCGGTCTCGTCATCGAGGAAGACAGCATCGACCGCGGGCCGGAGTGGCGCGCCTTCGATTCCTCGGAGCGTGACCAGAAGTCCCGCGTCGGCGCGCCGACGACGAACATGATGCACGACCGCGGCCTCTCGACCAACATCGGGTGGCAGAACAAGGACGCCTACGGGCGGTCGCTGTCGTCGCGCCAGCGCCAGAAGATGCAACGCCTGCGCACGTGGAACGAGCGCTTCCGCACTCGCGACTCCAAAGAGCGCAACCTGAAGCAGGCGCTCGGCGAAATCGACCGCATGGCGTCTGCGCTCGGCCTCCCGCAGAACGTCCGCGAGACGGCCAGCGTCATCTATCGCCGTGCGCTGGACGAGGACCTCCTCCCCGGACGGTCCATCGAGGGCGTCGCCACGTCGGCGCTGTACGCCTCCGCCCGGATGGCCGGGAGTCCCCGGTCGCTCGACGAGATGGCCGTCGTCTCACGGGTCGACAAGATGGAACTCACGCGGACCTACCGCTACATCGTCCGGGAACTGAACCTCGAAGTCCAACCCGCGGACCCCGAGCAGTACGTCCCGCGATTCGTTTCGGACCTCGAACTGTCCGACGAGACGGAACGACAGGCCCGCGAACTCATCGACAAGGCGCGTCGGGCCGGACTCCTCTCCGGGAAGTCGCCGGTCGGTCTCGCGGCGGCCGCGGTGTACGCGGCGGCCCTCCTCACCAACGAGAAGGTGACCCAGAGCGAAGTCGGCGAAGTCGCCAATATCTCGGAGGTCACTATCCGCAACCGGTACAAGGAACTCCTCGAAGCCGAGGACGTACCGGCCTGA
- a CDS encoding PGF-CTERM sorting domain-containing protein, producing MTIAIPAADGETEVTTGGSGPGFTAVVALLALLAVAFIASRR from the coding sequence GTGACCATCGCGATACCGGCCGCGGACGGCGAGACGGAGGTGACGACCGGTGGGTCGGGGCCCGGATTCACCGCGGTGGTGGCACTGCTCGCGCTACTCGCTGTCGCGTTCATCGCCAGCCGCCGGTAG
- a CDS encoding ArsR/SmtB family transcription factor: MEAVLWYVLTSTRGGANRIRILKALDERPRNANKLSENLDLDYKTVRHHLDVLADNDIVVDSGDDYGAVYLPSDRVRNYWDTVEEIMEAAE; this comes from the coding sequence ATGGAGGCCGTGCTGTGGTACGTCTTGACGAGTACGCGGGGCGGAGCGAACCGCATCCGCATCCTCAAGGCGTTGGACGAGCGGCCTCGAAACGCCAACAAACTGTCCGAGAACCTCGATTTGGACTACAAGACGGTCCGGCATCATCTGGACGTGCTCGCCGACAACGACATCGTCGTCGACAGCGGCGACGACTACGGGGCCGTCTACCTCCCCTCCGACCGCGTCCGGAACTACTGGGACACAGTCGAGGAGATAATGGAGGCCGCAGAGTGA
- a CDS encoding DUF357 domain-containing protein has translation MAADIHEKTDRYEGLLAEALDAAEIAPPEGTPMHDAALDCEEMASAYLDDGRHFRDDDDLVNALASFSYGHAWLDAGARIGLFDVPTEGHLFTQ, from the coding sequence ATGGCCGCCGACATCCACGAGAAGACCGACCGCTACGAGGGACTGCTGGCCGAGGCGCTGGACGCCGCCGAAATCGCCCCGCCAGAGGGAACGCCGATGCACGACGCCGCTCTCGACTGCGAGGAGATGGCATCGGCGTATCTGGACGACGGGCGACACTTCCGCGACGACGACGACCTCGTGAACGCGCTGGCGTCGTTCTCCTACGGGCACGCGTGGCTGGACGCGGGCGCGCGAATCGGCCTGTTCGACGTGCCCACAGAGGGGCATCTCTTCACGCAGTGA